A segment of the Arachis hypogaea cultivar Tifrunner chromosome 5, arahy.Tifrunner.gnm2.J5K5, whole genome shotgun sequence genome:
tttgcaagttacctcccattccttgcttcctttggtcctgaaatcaagcaatagagtgcatcaaagttctagtccaagtcatgggtaatgcaatatacaattttgtcattaaaatcatgcaaaatcctcatgaaatgatgtaaaatgcacaatgtatgcttgaatcaaggtctgagtgaatatttgcccaaaactaacttatttcctaagaaaatgcatgaaattacctaaaaacagtaaagaaaaggtcagtgaaactggccaaaatgccctggcatcaaggtcacaaccaaactctaagtttggtgttaagacccaatatccaaactctaagtttggcgttgggactatacaacattgaccttatcacctttgtggctccatgagagccactgtcaagctattgacactaaagaagcgcttgttgggaggtaacccaattttatttatctaatttttattttattttattttattgttattttgtgttttattaggtacatgatcatgtggagtcacgaaaaaaaatagaaaaattaaaaacagaatcaaaaatagcagaagaaaaatcacacccggGAGGAAGcacaagctggcgttcaacgccagtaaggagcatctggctggcgttcaacgccaaaacagagcatgaaactggcgctaaatgccagaaacaagcaacattctggcgctaaacgccaggaatgtgcctagaggaaaagctggcgctgaacgccagtaacaagcatgaaactggcgttcaacgccagaaacatgctttacatgggcgttgaacgcccagaacgtgcaccactcggcgtttaaacgccagaatggtgtgcaaaggcattttacatgcctatttggtgcagggatggaattccttgacacctcaggatctgtggaccccacaggatcacctcaggatctgtggaccccacaggatccccacccaacatattcccaccttacctcataatcctattttactcttccccatgtcacacttcccaaaatccttcaccaatcacctcaatctctcttcccaattaccctcttcaccactcacatccatccactcttccccataaaccccactcactttcaaaattcaaaaacactttcccacccaaacccaccctaaattggccgaacctaccctctcccattttcctatataaacccctccattccacttctttttcacacaacacaaccccctcttctctaCCTTGGATGAAACCTACActcccccttctcctccatattctcttctacttcttcttctcttctttctactattgctcgagggcgagcaatattttacgtttggtgtggtaaaagcataagctttttgtttttccattaccatcaatggcacctaaggccgaagaatcctctagaaaaggaaaagggaagacaaaagcttccacctccgagtcatgggagatggaaagattcatctccaagagccatcaagaccacttctatgatgttgtggcaaagaagaaggtgatccctgaggtccctttcaagctcaagaaaaatgagtatccggagatccgacatgagatctgaagaagaggttggaaagtcctaaccaaccccatgcaacaagtcggaatcttaatggttcaagagttctatgccaatgcatggatcactaggaaccatgatcaaagtatgaacccgagtccaaagaattatctcacaatggttcgggggaaatacttagatttagtccggagaatgtgaggttggcattccacttgcccatgatgcaaggagatgtacgcccctacactagaagggtcaactttactcaaaggttggaccaagtccttatggacatatgtgtggaaggagctcaatggaagagagactccaaaggcaagccagtccaactaagaagactggacctcaagcctgtggctagaggatggttggagttcattcaacgctccatcattcccactagcaaccgatctgaagttactgtggatcggaccatcatgattcatagcatcatgattggagaggaagtagaagttcatgaagtcatctccaatgaattctacaaaatagccgaaaagccctccaccatggcaaggctggcttttcctcaccttatttgccatctatgttactcagctggagttatcatagaaggagacatctccattgaagaggataagcccatcaccaagaagaggatggagcaagcaagagagacccttcacggttctcaagagatgcatgaggaagctcatcatcaagaaattcctgagatgcctcaaaggatgcactttcctcccaataactattaggaacaactcaacacttccttagaagatttgagccacaatgtggaacaactaagggtggaacattatgagcactccatcattctccatgaaataagagaagattaaagagcaatgagggaggagcaacaaaggcaaggaagggacatagaagagcttaaggacattgttggtccttcaaaaagaagacgccactaaaggtggattcattccttgttcttatttctttctgttttttggtttctatgttgtatgtttatctatgttttgtgtctctactccatgatcattagtagttagtaactatgtcttaaagttatgaataatcccATTAATCCTTcaactctcttaaatgaaaaatgttttaattcaaaagaacaagaagtacataaatttcgaatttatccttgaatttaatttaattatattgatgtggtgacaatactttttgttttctgaatgaatgattgaacagtgcatatttttgatcttgttgtttatgaatgttaaaactgttggctcttgaaagaatgatgaacaaagagaaatgttattgatgatctgaaaaatcatgaaattgattcttgaagcaaaaaaagcagtgaaaaaaaaaagaaaaacttgcgaaaaaaatggcgaaaaaaatagaaagaaaaagaaaaagcaagcagaaaaagccaatagcccttaaaaccaaaaggcaagggtaaaaaaggatccaaggatttgagcatcaatggataggagggcccaaggaaataaaatccaggcctaagcggctaaaccaagctgtccctaaccatgtgcttgtggcatgcaggtccaagtgaaaagcttgagactgagtggttaaagtcgtgatccaaagcaaaaagagtgtgcttaagagctctggacacctctaactggggactctagcaaagctgaatcacaatctgaaaaggttcacccagtcatgtgtgtggcatttatgtatccggtggtaatactggaaaacaaagtgcttaaggccacggccaagactcataaaagtagctgtgttcaagaatcaacatacttaactaggagaatcaataacactatccgaaattctaagttcctagagaagccaatcattctaaacttcaaaggaaaaagtgagatgccaaaactgttcagaagcaaaaagctacaagtcccgctcatctaattataattaatattcattgatattctaaaatttatagtatattctcttctttttatcctaattgattttcagttgcttggggacaagcaacaatttaagtttggtgttgtgatgagcggataatttatacgctttttggcattgtttttaggtagtttttagtaagttcaagctacttttagggatgttttcattagtttttatgttaaattcacatttctggactttactatgagtttgtatgtttttctatgatttcaggtaatttctggctgaaattgaaggacttgagcaaaactctgaaaaaggctgacaaaaggactgctgatgctgttagaatctgaccttcctgcactcgaaatggattttctggagctacagaactctaattggcgcgctcttaacggcgttgtaaagtagacatccagagctttccagcaatatataatagtccatactttattcgggaattgacgacgtaaagtggcgctcaacgccaagtacatgctgctgtctggagttaaacgccagaaacacgtcatgatccggagttgaacgcccaaaacacgttataacttggagttcaactccaagaaaagcctcagctcgtagatagatcaagctcagcccaagcatacaccaagtgggccccggaagtggatttatgcatcaattacttactcatgtaaaccctagtacctagtttagtataaataaacaCTTTTTACTAgggtattagtcatcttttgatagtttaatctttgactgttctagtctttgatcattcggtcttttgatcattcagggggctggccattcggccatgcctgaacctttcacttatgtattttcaacagtggagtttctgcacaccatagattaagggtgtggagctctactgtacctcaagtttcaatacaattactattactttctattcaattctcttttattcttattccaagatatacgttgcacttcaacttgatgaatgtgatgaaccgtgacactcatcatcattctcacctttgaacgcgcgtgattgacaaccacttccgttctactctaggccgggcgcatatctcttagattccccaacagaatcttcgtggtataagctagatagatggcggcattcatggggatccggaaagtctaaccttgtctgtggtattccgagtaggatcccgggaatccggaaagtctaaccttgtttgtggtattccgagtaggatttcggtattgaatgactgtgacgagcttcaaactcctgaaggctgggcgtgatgacaaacgcaaaagaatcaatggattctactccaacctgattgagaaccgacagatggttagccgtgctgtgacagagcatttggaccattttcactgagaggatgggatgtagctatcaacaagggtgatgcctccagacgattagccgtgcagtgacagcgcataggaccattttcccgagaggattgaaagtagccattgatgatggtgatgccctacatacagcttgccatggaaagaagtaggaaggattggatgaatgtaataagaaaatagagattcgagaagagcacagtatctccatacacctatctgaaattcccactattgatttacataagtatttctatcctattttattttctttttattttcgaaatcattataaatcaattaatctgcctaactgagatttacaaggtgaccatagcttgcttcataccaacaatctcttactcacgtaaggtattacttggatgacccagtacacttgctggttaagttgaacgaagttatgagcttctctaacagtgcctggaactcttttatcacaatttcgtccaccaattactcaacttaaaggcggatacattaaaggtgatagaacaaagcatatttctcccaaattcttcttcactcatgatcttcaaaatcaagggacaattgatgtccaacagatctgctcaagtgataatctggcagatttatttacaaagttacTCCCAAAAtcttcctttgaaagattggtacatgataTTGGGATGcgtcgatttcgagacattaaatgatgtcggcgagagggggagactgtactctttttctcttggtcaggttttttttccaatggatttttcttgacaatgtttttaatgaggcagtccctatcacaaaggatattgtactctttttccttcgcTAGGGTTTTTTCCcactggatttttctttagtaaggttttaacgaggcaataatcctaaatggtcatccaaggtgGAGTGTTATGATAAGGTCAAATACATGGATGCCCATTTATGACTTGGGCCGTGAACAATGAAAGAATCACTtttcaaggatgaattaaaataaatgagAGTTGAAAATAAGAGTTCATTACCTGTATAAATAGAAGGCATCATCAAATACTTTTTACAcagcaataaaaaaatatttttcactctCTCTTTCTTATACTATTCTCCTTCTCTTATGTTCTTtcctataatattaatatattaattatattgttaTAGTAATTGTGGTGAATAGTAATTTTaaagttatctaattatattttcatattttcatattttatatttgttacctcttttttatttatttatttagttattttacaacacAATTTGTTTTATGTATTATTCTCTAGCAGTGATTTTATTTAAAACATAGGACTGGAccgattgaaaaaaaaaaaggtatttgATGACTTAAAAATATAGTCAATTAACTAATAACTGTATTTGTGAATAAATTTAcattaaaattttcaaagtaACCAAAAGAACAGATATTAGAATTCGTTGTGTTAAATGTCGAAGGCATTCTTGGACCTAAAGCGGCATAACAATctacaaataaaagaaataagattcattcattcatagaataaagaacaagagaaaatgatgagcaaataataataaacatcaacaaaagaaacattaaatattgattacattagagtatatatatttttatattatggcAATGAAGGGAACATAACAATTTCTTGCTCACACCTTTTGCAAAGAAAAATGTGAGGAATTTCTTCATCATTAGGAATTCGAACACACCTTGTATGCTGCCAAGTTTCACAAATATCACAACACACCAACCTCTCTCCATCATCTTCTTTTGTTCCACAAGTGCACTCCACAATCCCATTCTTTGGATCATTCTCACACATTTGGCCAATCATCATGTTGTTATTCATCATTCCAATTATTTCACCAATCCAACCCTCTAACACTATTTTCCCACCCATCACTTCAATTAACCCCAAAACCATATCTTTCCCATTATTACTAATAATATTATTGGCACTAAAATTCCCAATTGATTCTACCACAAATCCCCTTAGTCCCCAATAAATTTCCCTAAAATTCCTCTCAACTTCTAACTTCAATTCATTGATTGTAGCATTGCTTCCCAAAGTGATGCACTCATAGGGTGGCATAGCCTTACTCAAGAACTCCTCATCAATGCATGAATTGTTCCGCAACAAAATTGTGCAATAAAGGTTCAGTTTTCCGTCCGAGCCTAACTCAACTCCAAAAGTCGGAACCTCGCCAGAGTAGTCTTTGACGAGAAACTTGGTGTCGAGAATTATCCTAGCCGCCAACGGTATGGCTGAGAGAAACTCCAACCCCATCATTGGTTTAGGGTCAATTAGGATGTACTTATACAAATAAAGCATGTCCTTCATAAGTTGAGCCCTTGAAATCTTGTACTTAtccttaattttattattattgttactattACTATTATTGATGGCCAAACTACCTTCATTGCAATTATGGTAAACATGATTGGAAATGTCTTCTAAGCAATACTCCAAAACTTTGGTAACAGGATTTAAGCTCCTACGTACCAAGTAGTTCCCAACAACATGATTCCCTAGTGACTTTAGCACAAAATCCAATAAACCAGTGTCACCAATGTAAGCACGTGCGGCATCCCTAACTTCTTGTCTTGAAATCCATCTAAACTCTGTTCTCTTCAATGCCTCAACAATTACCCTTGTTGCCATTTCAATCCTCTTAGGTGACCAACGGCAATTATTATTGGACTCAACCAATGCACTGGCACTAGTACTACTAGTGTTGTTGTAGGAACAACTATAATTATTGTTACCAATAACTCGAGTCTCCCGCGGGAGGCGCGACTTTAGCTCGAGCATGTAGCGAAATAAGTCGCCGAGTGTGACTAGCGATTGGCCGGACAGGGTTTGGTAGCGTGAGAAAATGACGGGCACTTCGTGGTGGTTGAAATTATTTGCGCCAATGTGGTGTATCAGCAAGTAGAGTGGCATGCTCCTTATTGCTTCTATGGCTTTTTGGTACATGGATTGTGTCACACCAAAGGAACCTCTACCAAATTTGTAGCCCCAACGACCGAACCATGGCTCACTATATGCTATTCCATTTATAAGTCTAAGTTCCATGCCTCTTTTCTGTGAAGTGTCATTCAAACTCACTTTCCTATATCATGTAATTAAAAGTACCAAAATTAGTTAAGTATGTCCCTCGTTAATCATTATATTTAAAAAGTGTAGTGGGATCTTTGCATGTCAATTTCTTTGCTCACGAATTGATTTGCATAAAAAATATTGtgagaaaatataattatatatttatccattttttaaattaaaatttaatttaattttaatacattcacaatatatataaaatattttatgcatttatttttgtaaatgattatttatataattaattaaaaataactatttttattaaaatagaattaCGTATTAAATGTAcatgtaaaactattttatattaatagtactTTGAAACTAAATGGATTAAAGTTATCGAAAATTTTATTAATGataaaaagaagtttttaataaaaaGGAAGGTGCATAGAATAATACACTTATGATTTCTCAATTGTTAAATTTGGGGTCAATATTCTTGAGATACGGAACATTTGGCATGAGAAAGTTAGGTTGCTTAGTTATGCTTCTTAACTTTCATTGTTCAATATTATTATACGAGAAAATGATATGTTGCAAAGAAGGTTTAACACACAAGTGATTGaaacttaatatttttctttcttctatattTGGTAATTAGGTAAGTAGTTGTAATCGTTTCACCACAATGCTAACATATAGAAAACTACAAATAAAACGTTTCCATGCAAAGAATGCAAAATATCAAAAGAACGCGTAATTAGGTCTCTGGCTGAATTCATTTACATACTATTTTTTCAGTCAAAATAATTCCCtcactttcaatttttttttttttatatttttaaaatgaaggACTTGAGAACTGAATCAACGTTAATACATTTTAAAAATGAATGAACTAACCTTGCTTGCAATCCAATGCACAAACGATTCCAAAAGTCCATGATCTGGTTGCCAGCCAAATTGGAACCGGTTTCCAAGCCATTGACACATAGCAAATGGCCGAATCCATTAGAGTGAAAAACACCATGCATCATATGGCCCTGTAATTCTATTAATTTGGACTTACCATTattattactgttgttgttgttgttgttgttgttgattgtgGCAATAGCATCACAGCACCCTTCACAACTCGAGCATGTAGCCAATGCCTCCTTCGAGGGTAATACGAAATGATACTTCTTGTTGCAAATGAAATGGTGGCCCCATCCTATGTCAAAATCCCAATCAAATTCGACCGATTTTAATTCAGAAAAATTACAGGAAATTAACTTTTAGTTAGTTACTAttatctattctttttttttaattttaggagttcatttttttataagtttaaggtttaggattataatttagattttaaaattaagaatttataggttggaatttaaaatttaagataaataaaatagtttttataaaaCTAAGCGATGTTAGCCCAAAAAAGTCAGCTCTTTATCATTATCTTTCAATAAATTTAAGGTCATGAGCAAAGTACATATCATGCATACATACCATAAACATATATGCTATTATGCTAAGGCACTGTTTGGTAGATGGATACTTGGATACAACATAAAACACAGAAAGAATATGTgatctttttttttcactttttgtcTTGAGATtcaatatattttgtttaatttgtctctaattctaaatatatttttatggctttttatctttatctttatctcttttGAAATTATATACAAGGTAAAAATTATgtataatattcaaaataaatgCAAATCAACGTCATATATTAGATTTCTCACAACTCGTTTTTATTTGTCTATGTTACTTTAATCCTCTCTAGACCCTCTTTTATAAGAAGTTAATGTTATATTCATAATATACTACTGACTATTAAGTTTCATATTTCACAAAACAACCATGTTATTGTTAAGGTGTACATCAAAACCAATTACTAAAGTAGAATACACATtagaatacaaaatacatatttaaaaatgaattaaattacatatgtatttatatacaaatacattttAATGTGTTAATAGCAATTTTGTTTACAAAATATAAAGGTATCAAGTTTAACATTACctaactattaaaaaatattaatgtgtCACTttgtaaataaagaaaagattCAAGAATATTATTTTCACATCAAAATTAGCTACCATGAATTTATATATAGATatgatccgtcaccttataactcagtctttattatgcattatgagttataactcggcgttaaCTATCATTCATTCTTTTACTTGTAACTGACAccttcattaccgacttaatgaccatcatttctatcttaatgaccaaacggtcataacatcaattttattcatcaattctatgcctataaaagaaatcttttatatctaatctcaGAGGGTAACATGATAAGTTCTATATCATGtaatacattctatattcatagaattattatatacctcttaaacacttactgacttgagcgtcggagtgtcttttgcaggtactcacccccttgttctctccttgccgacgtataactcatccCGACGAGAAGCTTGGAGACATTCATCGACGGACGAGCTATACACCGGCCAAActcagcaagaacaattggcgccgtctgtggggacgagTAAAATCATTCCCACTCCCCTTAGATTCATAAAACTTGATttacattcaaatttttgaaccaatctcaataatcttgtttaagatttttaatacctcttatcaaattttaatctatCGTAACTTTTTATAAAGTATATACTTTATACATTCAAATTGCTTCATTTTTACATATCATAATATTCCAGATCTCATAATCGATTAATGAACCAATCCGAGAATAAACTCGGCTTTCAATCAATCCGAAAAAAAAAACTCGGTTTTCAATCAATTCGAGCacaaattcacttatcaaatttgcttatttttttcaaagttttctatttacacaagtaaaattatatattttattcaacataCTTTTACATTTATATTTTGAGTAACTAATACTTActgatttattagttatattcaaaCCTCAATATATGTTctatacaataatgacatataataaccatgtcaattgcatttttatttcattatgtaTTATATTCTATTGCTTAATAATTTCATTTATACAATTAAATGACAATAATGATGAgtttaaatcttaaaattggattctatcaaaaaattaattatatatcaattGTATATAACTGTTACACTATTCACTTTAtgctattaaattttatgttactatttgtttaatgtaaaaaattaaacaggcaatttattattattgcacgAAGAATATCCCTCGTCATACTGTAACTACTAGAAACATTATACTAAATGTATAATTCAATAACTGTTATCTTATtgctttattatcaaattaaagcatgtcctacaaaacaaaattcagatatTCACATTTGGCATGTATGACATTCATATATCAACTTTcaaggtatatatatatttttttactttgaactattttacttttacaatatatattattcaatatatgttGCGACTTTATACctattcattttctcaatttatcttattcatgtcaaaccttcactataaattgtaaatattcaataactaattgcTTTGAGCGAGAAATTTATCAATAAGTTGTTGTGGGCTGGAAAAATTTCCAAGACAATTAACCATTATATCCTCGGATCATGCAATCGATTCCGTCAATGGATATCTACCTCTGAACTTTTCGGTTCATATACAATCAAATGCTAAAATTGTTCTTAAGCGAAAAAGTATCCCCCACACAACTATCTTGATTGAACGACTCttatcactcaattattttttgaataagtgcCGACATAATAACCCGACTAAGCTTGGGGGCTCACCATATCATTATTTACTCATCTTTTaatcgagttataactcattttattttctaagcttagcctggatcatatgatcggcggacaaagcttgggggctgtgatccgtcaccttataactcagtctttattatgcattatgagttataactcggcgttaactatcattcattcttttgcttgtaactgacaccttcattaccgacttaatgaccatcatttctatcttaatgaccaaacggtcataacatcaattttattcatcaattctatgcctataaaagaaatcttttatatctaatctcaGAGGGTAACATGATAAGTTCTATATCATGtaatacattctatattcatagaattattatatacctcttaaacacttactgacttgagcgtcggagtgtcttttgcaggtactcacccccttgttctctccttgccgacgtataactcatccCGACGAGAAGCTTGGAGACATTCATCGACGGACGAGCTATACACCGGCCAAACTCAGCAAGAACAAGAtacatgtataatttaatttatttttagtatgtattttatattttaatgtatattttatattagtggccAATTTTAATGTACATCTAACATTATTGAAAAAGATTATCCTAAGTTTCAACGATAAAAACCGAGTCTCATCAAATTT
Coding sequences within it:
- the LOC112801618 gene encoding PHD finger protein MALE STERILITY 1, producing the protein MLNVDVIGNKKRKRCGRVFRFKNFGEPGYPVMFTGPFRENVNALLEYANSESNLGMGMPMWSFQLEVHHHPPLHIFLFVIEEPIEASLNRHCKHCQYVGWGHHFICNKKYHFVLPSKEALATCSSCEGCCDAIATINNNNNNNNSNNNGKSKLIELQGHMMHGVFHSNGFGHLLCVNGLETGSNLAGNQIMDFWNRLCIGLQARKVSLNDTSQKRGMELRLINGIAYSEPWFGRWGYKFGRGSFGVTQSMYQKAIEAIRSMPLYLLIHHIGANNFNHHEVPVIFSRYQTLSGQSLVTLGDLFRYMLELKSRLPRETRVIGNNNYSCSYNNTSSTSASALVESNNNCRWSPKRIEMATRVIVEALKRTEFRWISRQEVRDAARAYIGDTGLLDFVLKSLGNHVVGNYLVRRSLNPVTKVLEYCLEDISNHVYHNCNEGSLAINNSNSNNNNKIKDKYKISRAQLMKDMLYLYKYILIDPKPMMGLEFLSAIPLAARIILDTKFLVKDYSGEVPTFGVELGSDGKLNLYCTILLRNNSCIDEEFLSKAMPPYECITLGSNATINELKLEVERNFREIYWGLRGFVVESIGNFSANNIISNNGKDMVLGLIEVMGGKIVLEGWIGEIIGMMNNNMMIGQMCENDPKNGIVECTCGTKEDDGERLVCCDICETWQHTRCVRIPNDEEIPHIFLCKRCEQEIVMFPSLP